In Rutidosis leptorrhynchoides isolate AG116_Rl617_1_P2 chromosome 2, CSIRO_AGI_Rlap_v1, whole genome shotgun sequence, one genomic interval encodes:
- the LOC139891992 gene encoding cucumisin-like: MTRQVSLISNICFLLLLLFNSVQADHNDNRKVYVVYMGHNHLDHTTASSLHLNMLQQVVGRDARRYLLQRYTKSFHGFSARLTKEEANKLSGMEGVVSVFRSRNSKLATTGSWDFLGFQLKVNRSTTESDIIIGVFDTGIWPESASFSDVGYGPPPAKWKGICQGNFSCNNKIIGARYFRADGRYDPKEYQSPRDSDGHGTHTASTAAGNIVRNANLLGLHTGTARGGVPRARIAVYKVCWTRGCSDVDVLSAFDAAIADGVDIITISVGGKFAREFITHGSAIGSFHAMKNGILTVQSAGNDGPRLQTTSSIAPWVLSVAASSINPQIITRVRLGNGRIIDGVSVNPFKLDGMYPLVYAGDVPNITAGFNSSIGRFCIKNSLDKNLVKGKIILCDAPTTGEAEVLASAVGSIMRYSGPYFENVGSFSLPVSVVNDDRATDILQYIRSTRNATAVIMTSEDINNSSAPYVPAFSSRGPDPLHRNILKPDITAPGVRILAAWPPVAPISQMDGDHRAVGFNMISGTSMACPHVSGIAAYIKTFNPTWSPAAIKSALMTTASPMSSVVNPDAEFAYGAGHLNPIKAVKPGLVYDADEPDYASFLCQEQYSTEQIRIITGVNSSSCTQLMEQTKDLNMPTFFIPTLRNEPIDSSFNRTVTNVGSATSTYRAVITPPHVRNNLQIVVEPNVLRFTKLGEKLTFSLSVQGSIQALDNSIVSSALTWDDGVHQVRSPIVVSVP; this comes from the exons ATGACACGCCAAGTCTCCCTCATTTCAAATATTTGCTTCCTTCTGCTGCTTCTGTTCAACTCAGTTCAGGCTGATCACAATGATAATAGAAAG GTATATGTGGTGTATATGGGTCACAACCATCTGGATCATACAACTGCATCCTCCCTACATTTGAACATGTTACAACAAGTTGTTGGCAG GGACGCAAGGAGATATCTGCTTCAAAGATACACCAAAAGCTTCCATGGATTTTCGGCAAGACTTACCAAAGAGGAGGCTAATAAACTATCAg GTATGGAAGGGGTTGTATCTGTGTTCCGGAGTAGAAATAGTAAACTTGCGACAACCGGTTCGTGGGACTTTTTAGGCTTCCAACTTAAAGTCAACAGATCAACAACTGAAAGTGACATCATAATTGGAGTTTTTGACACTGGAATATGGCCGGAATCAGCCAGTTTTAGTGACGTCGGATATGGTCCTCCTCCAGCTAAATGGAAAGGCATTTGCCAAGGCAATTTCTCTTGCAACAA CAAAATAATCGGAGCAAGATACTTCAGGGCAGATGGAAGATATGACCCTAAAGAATATCAATCACCAAGAGACTCTGACGGACATGGGACCCACACTGCATCCACGGCTGCAGGAAACATAGTGAGGAATGCGAACCTATTAGGACTCCACACAGGGACAGCTCGAGGGGGTGTGCCCAGGGCGAGGATAGCAGTCTACAAGGTTTGTTGGACAAGGGGGTGTTCAGATGTCGACGTACTTTCTGCTTTTGATGCCGCAATTGCTGATGGTGTTGACATAATCACCATTTCTGTGGGGGGCAAATTTGCCAGAGAGTTTATAACACATGGTTCGGCTATCGGTTCCTTTCATGCCATGAAAAACGGAATACTGACTGTGCAATCTGCTGGAAATGATGGCCCAAGGTTACAAACAACCAGCAGTATTGCTCCATGGGTTCTTTCCGTAGCTGCCAGCAGTATAAATCCTCAAATAATCACCCGAGTAAGACTAGGCAACGGTAGGATTATAGAT GGAGTTTCGGTGAACCCGTTCAAACTTGATGGAATGTATCCTTTAGTTTATGCTGGAGACGTCCCCAACATCACAGCCGGTTTCAATAGCTCAATAGGAAG GTTTTGCATCAAAAACTCGTTAGACAAAAATTTAGTGAAAGGAAAAATAATATTATGTGACGCACCTACTACCGGAGAAGCTGAGGTTTTGGCTAGTGCTGTTGGTTCTATCATGAGATACTCGGGACCCTATTTTGAAAACGTTGGCTCTTTTTCATTGCCTGTTAGTGTCGTGAACGATGATCGAGCAACAGATATCTTACAATACATTCGATCAACAAG AAATGCAACTGCTGTTATAATGACGAGTGAAGATATCAATAATTCATCAGCACCATATGTTCCTGCATTCTCATCAAGAGGTCCTGATCCGTTACATCGAAACATCCTCAAG CCAGACATAACTGCTCCTGGGGTAAGAATTCTAGCAGCATGGCCACCTGTTGCTCCAATTAGCCAAATGGATGGGGACCACCGAGCGGTTGGTTTCAATATGATATCAGGAACGTCAATGGCATGCCCACACGTTAGTGGGATAGCTGCGTATATTAAAACGTTCAACCCAACTTGGTCTCCTGCAGCCATTAAGTCCGCTCTCATGACTACAG CTTCTCCTATGAGCTCTGTGGTCAACCCGGATGCAGAATTTGCATATGGAGCTGGCCATCTTAACCCGATAAAAGCAGTAAAACCTGGTCTTGTATACGATGCTGATGAGCCTGACTACGCAAGTTTTTTATGCCAAGAACAATATAGCACCGAACAAATAAGAATCATAACTGGGGTCAACAGCAGTAGCTGCACTCAACTAATGGAGCAAACTAAGGATCTAAATATGCCTACTTTTTTCATCCCTACACTGCGAAACGAACCCATTGATTCAAGTTTCAACCGGACTGTTACAAATGTCGGGTCTGCAACATCCACATATAGAGCTGTCATAACACCACCTCATGTTAGAAATAATTTACAAATAGTTGTAGAACCGAATGTGCTACGGTTTACGAAACTTGGGGAGAAGCTGACTTTCAGCTTGTCGGTGCAAGGAAGTATACAAGCGCTAGATAACTCGATTGTTTCGAGTGCTTTGACATGGGATGATGGTGTGCATCAGGTTAGGAGCCCCATCGTTGTAAGTGTCCCATGA